Proteins encoded together in one Desulfuromonas acetexigens window:
- a CDS encoding type II secretion system F family protein, translated as MAKFSWEGKNRTGQVQKGEMEAPNEAAVNAQLRRNGIMPTKVKERGKGLDVELKIPGFAPKITTKDLVVFTRQFATMIDAGLPLVQCLDILGRQQDNKTFKGILVNVKEAVESGSTFADALKKHPKAFDDLYVNLVAAGEVGGILDTILNRLAAYIEKALKLKKQVKSAMTYPTTIIGIAVLVIAVILVFVIPAFEKMFADFGGSLPMPTQIVINISNFIQKYILVIIAGIFLTIWGVKRIYRTKAGRAAIDKWALSVPVFGILIRKVAVAKFTRTLGTMISSGVPILDGLDIVAKTAGNKTVETAIYKVRQSISEGKTIAEPLEESGVFPPMVCQMIAVGEQSGAIDTMLNKIADFYDDEVDDAVSNLTAMMEPLLMLFLGTTVGGLVIAMYLPIFKLAGTVGG; from the coding sequence ATGGCGAAGTTTTCCTGGGAAGGCAAGAATCGCACGGGACAGGTGCAGAAGGGGGAGATGGAAGCGCCCAACGAGGCGGCGGTCAATGCCCAGTTGCGCCGTAACGGGATCATGCCGACCAAGGTCAAGGAGCGGGGCAAGGGGCTTGATGTCGAGCTGAAGATTCCCGGTTTTGCCCCGAAGATCACCACCAAGGACCTGGTGGTCTTCACCCGCCAGTTCGCCACCATGATCGACGCCGGTCTTCCTCTGGTCCAGTGTCTCGACATCCTCGGGCGCCAGCAGGACAACAAGACCTTCAAGGGGATCCTGGTCAACGTCAAAGAGGCGGTGGAATCCGGCTCGACCTTCGCTGACGCCCTGAAGAAACATCCCAAGGCCTTTGACGACCTCTATGTCAACCTGGTCGCGGCCGGCGAGGTCGGCGGTATTCTCGACACCATCCTCAACCGTCTCGCCGCCTACATCGAGAAGGCGCTCAAACTGAAAAAGCAGGTCAAAAGCGCCATGACCTATCCGACCACCATCATCGGCATCGCCGTTCTGGTCATCGCCGTTATCCTGGTCTTCGTCATCCCCGCTTTCGAGAAGATGTTCGCCGATTTCGGCGGTTCGTTGCCGATGCCGACCCAGATCGTCATCAATATAAGTAACTTCATCCAGAAGTACATCCTCGTCATTATCGCCGGCATTTTCCTCACCATCTGGGGCGTCAAGCGCATCTATCGGACCAAGGCGGGGCGGGCGGCCATCGACAAGTGGGCCTTGAGTGTGCCGGTTTTCGGGATTCTCATCCGCAAGGTCGCCGTCGCCAAGTTCACCCGCACCCTGGGGACGATGATCTCCAGCGGCGTGCCGATTCTCGACGGTCTCGACATCGTCGCCAAGACCGCCGGCAACAAGACGGTGGAAACGGCCATCTACAAGGTGCGCCAGAGCATCAGCGAGGGCAAGACCATCGCCGAGCCGCTGGAGGAGTCGGGGGTCTTCCCGCCCATGGTCTGCCAGATGATCGCGGTCGGCGAGCAGTCCGGCGCCATCGATACCATGCTCAACAAGATCGCCGACTTCTACGATGACGAAGTGGACGACGCGGTGTCCAACCTGACCGCCATGATGGAACCGCTGCTCATGCTCTTCCTCGGCACCACCGTCGGCGGCCTGGTTATCGCCATGTACCTGCCGATCTTCAAGCTGGCCGGCACCGTCGGCGGCTGA